The genomic segment GGGGGCCCGCGCCTGGCCACTTCCCTGGGCACCCGGGGCGTGGCGGCGCTGCGGATGCTGTCCTACGGAGTGCCCGCCGCCCTGCGCCGTTCCGCGGTCTGCGCCCAGGTACCGGAGACGCACGGCGGGATCCAGGTGGTGGACCACCGCTTCGTGCGCGCCGCCCACGCGCGCGGGATGCAGGTCCACGTGTGGACGGTCAATGACGCGGACCGGATGAGCGCCCTGCTCGACCTCGGGGTGGATGGCATAGTTTCCGATCACATCGAGACGCTGCGCGAGGTGCTGAAGGACCGGGGGACCTGGGTCTGACGCTGCCGCGGCGGCGTCGCATCACGGGGAACAGCGAGGTCACGGGTGAGCACCGACACCGTGAAGAGAACGCCCGCCGACGACTCGGAGGCCGCGGAGCGGCGGCGCGAGCAGCGGGGCTGGTACGTCTACGACTGGGCGTGCTCGGTCTACTCGACGAGCGTCCTGACCGTGTTCCTGGGGCCCTATCTCACGGAGATCGCCAAGGCCGCCGCGGACCCCGAGGGATATGTGCATCCGCTGGGCATCCCGGTCCGCGCGGGATCGTTCTTCGCGTACACGGTCTCCGTGTCGGTGATCGTGTCGGTCTTCGTCATGCCGCTGGCGGCAGCGGCCGCCGACCGCACCGGCCGCAAGAAGCCCCTGCTCGGCGTCGCCGCGTACGTGGGGGCGGCCGCCACGGCGGGCATGTTCTTCCTGGCGGGAGAGCGCTATCTGCTCGGCGGCCTCCTGCTGATCGTCGCCAACGCCTCGCTCGCCGTGTCGATGGTGCTCTACAACTCCTATCTGCCGCAGATCGCACCTCCGGAGGAGCGGGACGCGGTCTCCTCACGCGGCTGGGCCTTCGGGTACGCGTCGGGCGCCCTCGTCCTGGTGGCGAACCTCGTCCTGTTCCTGGCCCACGACAGCTTCGGCGTCTCCGAGTCGACGGCGGTCCGCATCTGTCTGGCGTCGGCGGGCCTGTGGTGGGGCGCCTTCACCCTCGTACCCCTGAAACGGCTGCGGGACCGCCGGACGCCCGCGCACGACGCCGGGTCGGCGGCCGGGGGCGGGTGGCGGCAGCTGCGGTCGACCGTGCGGGACATGCGGCGCCATCCCCACACGCTCGCGTTCCTGTTCGCCTACCTGGTCTACAACGACGGTGTTCAGACGGTGATCTCGCAGGCGTCCGTCTACGGCTCCGAGGAGCTCGGACTCGGTCAGTCCACGCTGATCGTGGCGGTCCTGCTGGTCCAGGTGCTCGCGGTCGCGGGGGCTCTCGCCATGGGGCGACTCGCCCGGACCTACGGCGCCAAGCGGACCATTCTCGGGTCGCTCGTGGCCTGGACGGTGACGATCGGGGCCGGGTACTTCCTGCCCGCCGGCGCGCCCGCGTGGTTCTTCGTCCTTGCCGCGGGGATCGGCCTGGTCCTCGGCGGCACGCAGGCCCTGTCCCGCTCGCTCTTCTCGCACCTGGTGCCGCGCGGGAAGGAGGCCGAGTACTTCTCCGCGTACGAGATCAGCGACCGCGGGATGGCGTGGCTGGGGCCGTTGATCTTCGGCCTCACGTATCAGCTCACGGGAAGTTACCGGGATGCCATCGTCTCGCTGGTGGCGTTCTTTTTGCTCGGTTTCGTCCTGCTCGTGCGGGTACCCGTACGGCGTGCGGTACGCGACGCGGGCAATCCCGTACCCCACAGGATTTAGCAACTGAAGCCAAAGGCCGGTAGTGTACGCCTTTGGCCTGCCAGGCGGACCGTTACTGCGAGCTGAAGAATCAGAAGCGCTGGGTGACATCTGCTGCCAGATGTGACAAACCGGGCACTGGTGGGTACAACAAGGGGCGGCATACGACGGCGACGCATAACCCTGAACGGGAATCTTTACCGCCGACCGGACGTTGACCGGATGACGACGACAGCGACACCTGTCCTGTGGGCGACAAGCCCGGGAGGCACGATTCATGAGTGAGCGAGCTCTTCGCGGCACGCGCCTCGTGGTGACAAGCTACGAGACCGACCGCGGCATCGACCTGGCACCTCGCCAGGCCGTGGAGTACGCATGCCAGAACGGACATCGTTTCGAGATGCCGTTCTCGGTCGAGGCGGAGATCCCGCCGGAGTGGGAGTGCAAGGTCTGCGGGGCCCAGGCACTCCTCGTGGACGGCGACGGACCTGAGGAGAAGAAGGGCAAGCCGGCGCGTACGCACTGGGACATGCTCATGGAGCGCCGCACCCGAGAGGAGCTCGAAGAGGTCCTCGAGGAGCGACTCGCGGTTCTCCGGTCCGGTGCCATGAACATCGCGGTGCACCCGCGTGACAGCCGCAAGTCCGCCTGACGACGGACGCTGCGGCACACCGCATCACGAAGCACCAGGCACAACGCAGTACAAAAGGGCCGGGGCCACTGCTGAGCAGTGGCCCCGGCCCTTTTGCGTGTCCGGCCCTTCTTCGTGTCGGCACTCAATGGGGCAGCTGCGGGTCGTCCGGGCGCGGGCCGCGCATGGGCGGCTCGTCGTCCCTGATGACCTCACCCTGCACGACCTTGCCGTCGGGGCGGTGCATCCGCGCCTGCTGATAGGCGTCCCCCAGGCCGCCGGGCGTCGCCTCGCGCACCTTGCGCTCGAAGGTCCGCTCCGCGTACTTCCCCAGGGCCTTCTGGACCGGCGGGATGAGCAGGATCAGCCCCAGGGCGTCCGAGATGAGCCCCGGCAGGATGATCAGCAGGCCGCCCAGCATCGTCAGGGCGCCGCCTCCCCCGGTCTCCCGGGCGGGCGTCACACCGCTCTGCTGCTGTTGCACCGCCTCGCTGAGCTTCCGGAACGCCCGGCGCCCCGCGCGCTTGATCACCGCGGAGCCGAGCACGAGGCCGCCCACCAGGAGCAGGAAGACCACGAACCCGCTCGTGGCCCCCGCCACGACGGTGAGCAGCCAGATTTCCAGGACCAGCCACGCGGCGATGCCGAGCGGCAGGAACCTCAGGGGCCCGGAGCGCCGGGGCCGGGCGGGTCGGATGGGAGGCGGTGCGCCAGTCGTCATGCTCCCAGTGTGCCTGGGCCCGCCTCAGTCCGGCATAAGGGGATGATCAAGCCCCCTCCGCGCCTCAGTCCTGCTTGCGTCCGATCGCCTTGCCGACCTTGCCGACCCGCTCGCCCACACCCCAGGCCGTGACCCGCCAGAGCGCCTCGACGACGATGTTCTGGCTCATCTTGCTGTCGCCGAGCTCCCGCTCGACGAAGGTGATGGGCACCTCGACGACGTGGTGGCCCGCCTTGACCGCGCGCCTCGCCAGGTCGACCTGGAAGCAGTAGCCCTGCGACTCGACCTCGCCGAGTCCGAGGTTCTCGAGGGTCTCGCGGCGGAAGGCGCGGTAGCCGCCCGTCACGTCGCGGATCGGCACGTCGAGCAGGAGGCGCGAGTACGTGCTGCCGCCGCGGGAGATGAACTCGCGGTGCTTGGGCCAGTTGACGACCCGTCCGCCCGGCACCCAGCGCGAGCCGAGCACGAGGTCGGCGCCCTTCAGGGCGGTGAGCAGCCGGGGCAGCTCCTCCGGCTGGTGGGAGCCGTCCGCGTCCATCTCGACAAGCACGCCGTAGTCGTGGTCGAGGCCCCAGCGGAAGCCCGCGAGGTAGGCCGCGCCGAGCCCTTCCTTGCCCTTGCGGTGCAGGACGTGGACCTGCTCGTCCTCGGCCGCGAGCTCGTCGGCGATCTTGCCGGTGCCGTCGGGGCTGTTGTCGTCGGCGACCAGGATGTGCGCGTCCGGCACGGAGGCGCGCACCCGGCCGACGATGGACTGGATGTTCTCCGCCTCGTTGTAGGTCGGAATGATCACCAAGGCCGTGCCGAGCGGGCCGAACCGCCTCCCCTGGTCCCCTGCTTCGGAGACCCCGCCGCCGTCGTTCACTGATGCCCCTTCGTTCGTACGCAGAGGACCACCATAATGGCCGCTGCCTGCGACGCCGCGACGGCACGGGACGTACTGCGGATCGGGGCCCGGCGCCCTTCGGGCCGGCCCGGGACCCGCTGGCTGCGGATCGACCGAAAGCCGTTGTCTACTGAGCGTCCGGGCCCCACCCGGGTCACACCTGCCGATTCGGCTGATACGTTCCCTCGCCTCCGCGTCGCGGGCGCTGGACCTGGCTCCCAGTGGCGGTGCGCCGGTGCGGCACACCACCCGTGACCCAGCGGCGTTCGACGACTGCGTGGAGGTTCGCCGGTCGGACGTCCTGTGGTGGACCCGGCCGAACCTACCGGCCCACGGCGGCTCTCTGTCAATACCCGGCTGAGCTGGGGCGACTTAACGGACCGCCAGGTCAGTGCCGAGGATTCCCAGGTCGTACGGAGCCCTGACCGGCCACGATCGGCACCGCGCACCGCCGGGACATCACTCGTCCGGCCCCACGAACACGGTCCTTCCGCCCACCACCGTGCGCAGGCAGACAGGGAGTTCGGCGCCCGGCGAGAGGTCCGGCAGGCCGGGCGTGCCGGAGCGCGGGTCGGTCGACCAGCGGGCCACACGGTCGTCCGGGGCCTGCACCACCAGATCGGAGGTGCGCCACACGGCGTAGTCCGCGGGCGCGCCGGGCACCAGGATGCCCGCGTCGTCACGGCCGACGGCCCGCCAGCCGCCGCGGGTGTGCGCGGTGAACGCCGCCCGCACCGAGACCCGGTGCTCCGGCGTGCGGTGGAAGGCGGCGGCGCGGACGGTGCCCCAGGGGTCGAGGGGGGTGACGGGGCTGTCGGAGCCGAAGGCCAGCGGCACACCGGCGCGCAGGAGGGCCGCGTACGGATTGAGGGTGCGGGCGCGTTCGGCGCCGAGGCGCTGGGCGTACATGCCGTCCTCGCCGCCCCACAGGGCGTCGAAGACGGGCTGGACGGACGCGGTGAGGCCGAACTCGGCGAAGGCGGCGATCGTCTCCGGGGTGAGCATCTCGGCGTGCTCGACGCGGTGCCGCGCGGCGCGGACGCGGGCCGCACCGACCTTCTCGGCGGCTTGGCGCATGCCGTCGACCACCGCGGCCACCGCGGCGTCCCCGATGGCGTGGAAGCCCGCCTGGAGGCCTTCCTCGGTGCACGCCACGACGTGGGCGGCGACGGCCGCGGCGTCCAGGTACGCGGTGCCGGTGTGGGCCGCGTCGGCGTACGGCTCGTGCAGGCAGGCGGTGTGCGAGCCGAGGGCGCCGTCGACGAACAGGTCGCCGGCGGCACCGATCGCGCCGAGCTCCTTCGCGCGCCGCACGTCCCGCTCGGCCCAGTAGCCGACGACGCGCGGTCCCGGCTCGTCGGCGGCGAGCCGCAGCAGCCCGGTGAAGTCGTCCTCGTCGGAGATCTCGGGGCCCGCGCACTCGTGCACGGAGCCGATGCCGAGCGAGGCGGCGCGGCGGAGCGCGGCGCGCTGGGCCTCCGTGCGCTGCTGCGGGGTGATGGCGCCGAGTGCCGCCGCGCGCACGCCGTGGTGGGCGTCGGCGGTCAGCGGGGCGTCCGGGTGGTATCCGGCGCGCTCGGTGACGCCGGGCACCAGGTCGAGCAGCGCGGTGGTGACGACCGCCGAGTGGACGTCGATGCGGGAGAGGTAGAGGGGCCTGCCGCCGGCCGCCTCGTCGAGCTCCGCGCGCGTGGGCGGGCGGCCGCCGGGCCAGCGGGCCGCGTCCCAGCCGTGGCCGAGGAGGACGGTGTCGTGCGGCCGCGCGGCAGCGTGTTCGCGTACGGATACGAGTGCGTCGGCCAGCGAGCGGGCCCCGGTGAGGTCCAGGCCCGTCAGGGCGAGGCCGGTGGCCGTGGTGTGCACGTGGGCGTCCGTGAACGCCGGGGTGACCAGGGCTCCTTCGAGGTCGACGACGTCGTCGACGCCGTCGGCGAAGGCGTCGGCCGCGCCCTCGGAGCCGACCCAGGCGACATGTCCGCGCTCGACGACCATTGCGGTGGCGAACGGGTCGGCGGGGCTGTGGACGTCGCCGCCGCGCAGCAGCACGGTGCGGTGGTTCGATGGGTCGCGGGGGTCGTTCCCGGGGGCGGTGCTCTGGCTCATGGGACCAGTCTCGCCCCTGCGGCCGTGCGGCCGGCGCGGGGGTCACACCTGGGGCGGGCGCGCCTCGTACGGAGTGGAGAGGACGACCGTCGTGCGCGTGGAGACGCCCGCGAGCGCCCGCAGCCGGCTGAGCAGGTGCTCCAGCTCCAGCGGGGTGGCGACGCGGACCTTCAGGATGTAGTTCTCGTCGCCGGCGACGCTGTGGCACGCCTCGATCTCCGGGACGCCCGCGAGCCGTTCGGCGATGTCGTCGGGGGCGCTGGGGTCGAACGGTTTCACCGAGATGAAGGCCGTGAGCGGCAGCCCGACGGCCTCGGGGTCGACCACCGCGGCATAACCGCGGATGACACCCCGCTGCTCCAGCCTGCGCACCCGCTGGTGCACGGCCGAGGTGGACAGGCCCGTGGCCTTGCCCAAGTCGGTGTAGCTCATCCGCCCGTCCTTGACGAGCAGCTGCACGATCTGTCGGTCCAGCTCCTCCATGCGCCGAACCTACAGGGCTCTTGATCCGTTCGGATAGCCGACTCGTCTCCCCGCTCGAGGGCAACTTTAATTGGCATGTGACGAACGACACACCTCCGTGGCCGTGTCCGACGAGATGCAACGATTACCTCTACGACGGGACGGGAAGTGCTTGCTGTGGTCGAGGCCGCAGTGCCTTGTCGGCCCACCCGAGGGGGAGATTCCCATGCAGAATTTGAAGCGCCCCGGCCGGTCTGCCCGCGCCAAGCAGCAGCCGGTCGCCGAGCCCGAGCCGGAGGGCGTCGAACCGGCTGACGCCTTTCTCGACTCCTACGACACTTTTGAGATGTACCGGGTGAACTGCCCCGACTGCGGGCAGCCCATCGCGCTCCTCGCGGACGAGGACGTGCTGCCCGAGCACGCGCTGTGCCCCACGCCCTGGAACCCGTTCGGCCTCACGGTCTGTGCGGGCACCGGCCGCGCGGCGACCGACGCCGAGCCCACCGACGAGTCGATGGAGGCCCAGGAGCAGGACACCGCCCTGCTCCTGACGCTCCCTCAGGGGCTCGACTGGCGGACCCAGCCGTTCTCGCACGTGGGCGGTCCGGGCTCGCGCCCCATCCGGGTGCCGCAGCAGCACCGGCCCGCCGCCTGATTCACCAGTAGGTGCCCTGCACCATGGCGGCCAGGCTGTCGTGGTGCAGGATCAGCGTGTCCGCGGCCCTGGCGTCCGCCGGCACCGCGGCCTCGCCGAAGTGGACCTGCCGGTAGGCGACGCGCAGCATGACGATCGCGTGCCGCAGGGCCGCGTAGAGCGTGTAGAAGTCCATGTCGCGCGGTGTGTGTCCGGTGAGCCGGGCGTACGCCGCCTCGACGCGGTCGCGGCGCTGGAAGTCGGGCAGTCCCGGCTGGCCGAAGCTCACCGTCAGGTCCTGGAAGAAGCGGTGGAGGTAGACGGTCCAGCCGAGGTCGACCTCGCGCGGGGCGAACGCCGCCATCTCCCAGTCCAGGACGGCGGCGGGCTCGAAGCCGTCGTAGATGATGTTCCCGATGCGCGCGTCGCCCCAGTTGAGCACGGCGTCGCCCTCGTGGCGGGGCCACAGCTCGTCGAGACGGTCGAAGGCGCTCTCGATGAGGGGTGAGCGGGGCAGCCCGGCCACCACCCATGCGTAGTAGGCGCGTTGGGCCGTCACGTGGCGCCGCAGCGGGCTGCCGTCGCCCGGCGGCGTGAGGAACGAGGCCTTCTCCGGCGGAACTTGGTCGTGCAGGTGGGCGAGGACGCGGATGGAGGCCTCTTCGAGGTGCGCGCGTTCGGCGTCGGTCGCCGCGTGCAGCCAATTCCCCTCGTACGTATAGGGCATGACGTCCGGCGGGACGCGCCCTTCGATCCGCTCCATGACGAAGAACGGCGCCCCGAGCGCGCCCGGGTCCTCCTCCAGCCACAGCGCCCGCGGGACCGGCACGTCGGTGTGCTCGGCGACGAGCCGCATCGTGCGGTACTGACGCGGCATGTCGTAGACGGGGAAGATCGTGTACGCCGCCGGGTCCGCCGCGAGACGCAACGCGCAGGCGCCGACCGGCGGTTCGGGGTGTTCGAGGGTGAAGAGCAGGGTCTCGCTGGACATGCCGTTGGACTCGGGGACGGTCACGTCGGCCGCCTTGGCGCCGGGCAGCCGGGTGTCGAGCCAGGCGCCGAGGCGACGGGCGAGGTCTTCCGGGTCGCGTGTGGTGGTACGGGGGCGGGGTGCCGTTGCCATCTCCGTGCTCCTTCCTCCGGGTGCGGGCCCCGGGCGTGCTCTCAGGGCGCCACGGAGTCGAATCCGGTGAAGCCGCTCGGGTCGTGGCGGCCGAAGCAGCCGTGCTCGAAGATGCCGTAACCGGTGCGGCCTTCGAGGGTGAAGCGTGCGGCGTGGTCGATGACGCCGTACGCCGCGAGAGGGTGGGCGGCGGGGTCCGACAGGTCGTAGCTGCGGCGGTCGGTCCAGTCGCGGCCGCGCCAGGTGCCGTGCTGCCAGTCGTCGGCGGGCGGGTAGCCGGCGCCCACGGCCAGGGGCAGCGAGGCGAGCACCTCCACGCCGACCTCCAGGGGCTTGTGGCCGTCCGGGTCGGTGAGGTGGATGACGGCGCGCTCGGGGTGGCGGGTGCCGGAGCGGTAGGTGATGTCGGTGCGGGGCCAGCCGAGTTGGCGGTCGGGCCGGCCGGGGCGGACGAGAGTGGCGTCGTTGAGGGTGCGGTAGCCGTCCGCGTCCTCCTGGGCGATGACCATGAGGAAGCGGTCGTCGAGGTGGACGGGGCACCAGATCCAGTGGAAGCCCTCGGTGGCGAACTCCTCCTCCAGGCGGCCCCGTTCCTCGCCGGGGACGGGTCGCACGCCCCAGCTGCGGTCGCGGGTCGCGGTCCACTCCCCCGCCGTCACGGCGATCTCCTCGCCGCCCGCACGGATCGCTCCGGCGGGCCGTCCCGCCTGCACGAAGCGGCGCCCTTCGAGGGTGAGGCGGTCGCCGCGGCGCTGGATGTGGTGGGGCTCCCACAGGG from the Streptomyces venezuelae genome contains:
- a CDS encoding MFS transporter — translated: MSTDTVKRTPADDSEAAERRREQRGWYVYDWACSVYSTSVLTVFLGPYLTEIAKAAADPEGYVHPLGIPVRAGSFFAYTVSVSVIVSVFVMPLAAAAADRTGRKKPLLGVAAYVGAAATAGMFFLAGERYLLGGLLLIVANASLAVSMVLYNSYLPQIAPPEERDAVSSRGWAFGYASGALVLVANLVLFLAHDSFGVSESTAVRICLASAGLWWGAFTLVPLKRLRDRRTPAHDAGSAAGGGWRQLRSTVRDMRRHPHTLAFLFAYLVYNDGVQTVISQASVYGSEELGLGQSTLIVAVLLVQVLAVAGALAMGRLARTYGAKRTILGSLVAWTVTIGAGYFLPAGAPAWFFVLAAGIGLVLGGTQALSRSLFSHLVPRGKEAEYFSAYEISDRGMAWLGPLIFGLTYQLTGSYRDAIVSLVAFFLLGFVLLVRVPVRRAVRDAGNPVPHRI
- a CDS encoding RNA polymerase-binding protein RbpA, giving the protein MSERALRGTRLVVTSYETDRGIDLAPRQAVEYACQNGHRFEMPFSVEAEIPPEWECKVCGAQALLVDGDGPEEKKGKPARTHWDMLMERRTREELEEVLEERLAVLRSGAMNIAVHPRDSRKSA
- a CDS encoding Lrp/AsnC family transcriptional regulator, whose amino-acid sequence is MEELDRQIVQLLVKDGRMSYTDLGKATGLSTSAVHQRVRRLEQRGVIRGYAAVVDPEAVGLPLTAFISVKPFDPSAPDDIAERLAGVPEIEACHSVAGDENYILKVRVATPLELEHLLSRLRALAGVSTRTTVVLSTPYEARPPQV
- a CDS encoding phosphotransferase family protein produces the protein MATAPRPRTTTRDPEDLARRLGAWLDTRLPGAKAADVTVPESNGMSSETLLFTLEHPEPPVGACALRLAADPAAYTIFPVYDMPRQYRTMRLVAEHTDVPVPRALWLEEDPGALGAPFFVMERIEGRVPPDVMPYTYEGNWLHAATDAERAHLEEASIRVLAHLHDQVPPEKASFLTPPGDGSPLRRHVTAQRAYYAWVVAGLPRSPLIESAFDRLDELWPRHEGDAVLNWGDARIGNIIYDGFEPAAVLDWEMAAFAPREVDLGWTVYLHRFFQDLTVSFGQPGLPDFQRRDRVEAAYARLTGHTPRDMDFYTLYAALRHAIVMLRVAYRQVHFGEAAVPADARAADTLILHHDSLAAMVQGTYW
- a CDS encoding polyprenol monophosphomannose synthase, with the protein product MNDGGGVSEAGDQGRRFGPLGTALVIIPTYNEAENIQSIVGRVRASVPDAHILVADDNSPDGTGKIADELAAEDEQVHVLHRKGKEGLGAAYLAGFRWGLDHDYGVLVEMDADGSHQPEELPRLLTALKGADLVLGSRWVPGGRVVNWPKHREFISRGGSTYSRLLLDVPIRDVTGGYRAFRRETLENLGLGEVESQGYCFQVDLARRAVKAGHHVVEVPITFVERELGDSKMSQNIVVEALWRVTAWGVGERVGKVGKAIGRKQD
- a CDS encoding amidohydrolase codes for the protein MSQSTAPGNDPRDPSNHRTVLLRGGDVHSPADPFATAMVVERGHVAWVGSEGAADAFADGVDDVVDLEGALVTPAFTDAHVHTTATGLALTGLDLTGARSLADALVSVREHAAARPHDTVLLGHGWDAARWPGGRPPTRAELDEAAGGRPLYLSRIDVHSAVVTTALLDLVPGVTERAGYHPDAPLTADAHHGVRAAALGAITPQQRTEAQRAALRRAASLGIGSVHECAGPEISDEDDFTGLLRLAADEPGPRVVGYWAERDVRRAKELGAIGAAGDLFVDGALGSHTACLHEPYADAAHTGTAYLDAAAVAAHVVACTEEGLQAGFHAIGDAAVAAVVDGMRQAAEKVGAARVRAARHRVEHAEMLTPETIAAFAEFGLTASVQPVFDALWGGEDGMYAQRLGAERARTLNPYAALLRAGVPLAFGSDSPVTPLDPWGTVRAAAFHRTPEHRVSVRAAFTAHTRGGWRAVGRDDAGILVPGAPADYAVWRTSDLVVQAPDDRVARWSTDPRSGTPGLPDLSPGAELPVCLRTVVGGRTVFVGPDE
- the fxsA gene encoding FxsA family membrane protein — its product is MTTGAPPPIRPARPRRSGPLRFLPLGIAAWLVLEIWLLTVVAGATSGFVVFLLLVGGLVLGSAVIKRAGRRAFRKLSEAVQQQQSGVTPARETGGGGALTMLGGLLIILPGLISDALGLILLIPPVQKALGKYAERTFERKVREATPGGLGDAYQQARMHRPDGKVVQGEVIRDDEPPMRGPRPDDPQLPH